From a single Ciconia boyciana chromosome 4, ASM3463844v1, whole genome shotgun sequence genomic region:
- the TMEM267 gene encoding transmembrane protein 267 has translation MVFAMASETEKAHALLQTFSTASVISSLGLGIFCFVADRLLQFSFIQQNDWLRAFSDNAVHGILGMWSWAIVIGLRKKSDFTEVTLAGFLASVIDVDHFFLAGSLSLKAALALPQRPLLHCSTVIPVVALTLKFIMHLFRLKDSWCFLPWMLFISWTSHHIHDGIRHGLWICPFGKTSPLPYWLYVAITASLPHLCSFIMYLTGTRELMSIKHGICIDV, from the exons ATGGTTTTTGCCATGGCATCTGAGACTGAAAAGGCCCATGCTCTTCTCCAAACTTTCAGCACAGCTTCAGTTATTTCTAGTCTAGGTTTGGGAATATTCTGCTTTGTGGCAGACAGActtctgcagttttccttcATTCAGCAAAATGACTGGCTCCGAGCCTTCTCTGATAATGCTGTGCATGGTATACTAGGAATGTGGTCCTGGGCAATAGTGATtggactcaggaaaaaaagtgacttCACTGAGGTCACTCTGGCTGGCTTCCTCGCCTCTGTCATTGATGTGGACCACTTCTTTCTTGCTGGCTCCCTGTCATTAAAG gctgctcTGGCTCTTCCACAGAGACCACTCCTTCATTGTTCTACTGTGATTCCTGTTGTGGCTCTGACATTAAAGTTTATTATGCACCTTTTCAGGCTTAAGGACTCATGGTGCTTTCTTCCCTGGATGTTGTTCATATCCTGGACTTCTCATCACATCCATGACGGGATTCGTCATGGCCTCTGGATCTGCCCATTTGGAAAAACTTCTCCTTTGCCATATTGGCTGTATGTGGCAATTACAGCATCTTTACCTCATCTATGTTcatttattatgtatttaaCTGGCACTAGAGAATTAATGTCTATAAAACATGGAATCTGCATTGATGTATAA